A single window of Pseudarthrobacter defluvii DNA harbors:
- the groES gene encoding co-chaperone GroES, translated as MSVSIKPLEDRIVVRPLEAEQTTASGLVIPDSAQEKPQEGEVVAVGPGRFEDGNRVPVDVAVGDVVIYSKYGGTEVKTGGTEYLVLSARDVLAIVVK; from the coding sequence GTGTCGGTCTCTATTAAGCCTCTTGAGGATCGTATTGTTGTCCGCCCGCTCGAAGCCGAGCAGACCACGGCTTCCGGCCTGGTCATCCCGGACTCCGCACAGGAGAAGCCGCAGGAAGGCGAAGTTGTTGCAGTAGGCCCCGGCCGCTTCGAAGACGGCAACCGCGTTCCGGTCGACGTAGCCGTTGGCGACGTTGTCATCTACTCCAAGTACGGCGGAACCGAAGTCAAGACCGGCGGCACCGAGTACCTCGTGCTGTCCGCCCGCGACGTTCTGGCGATCGTCGTAAAGTAA
- the groL gene encoding chaperonin GroEL (60 kDa chaperone family; promotes refolding of misfolded polypeptides especially under stressful conditions; forms two stacked rings of heptamers to form a barrel-shaped 14mer; ends can be capped by GroES; misfolded proteins enter the barrel where they are refolded when GroES binds), with protein sequence MAKQLAFNDAARRSLEAGIDKLANTVKVTLGPRGRNVVLDKKWGAPTITNDGVTIAREVELDDPYENLGAQLAKEVATKTNDVAGDGTTTATVLAQALVKEGLRNVAAGAAPGQIKRGIEVAVEAVAARLLENARPVEGTQVANVAAISAQSDEIGELLAEAFGKVGKDGVITIEESSTTQTELVLTEGMQFDKGYLSPYFVTDAERQEAVLEDALILINQGKISSIQEFLPLLEKALQSSKPLFIIAEDVEGEALSTLIVNRIRGTLNVVAVKAPGFGDRRKAMLQDIATLTGAQVVSPELGLSLDTVGLEVLGTARRITVTKDNTTIVDGAGSAEDVSARVAQLRAELTRTDSDWDREKLQERLAKLAGGIGVIKVGAATEVELKEKKHRIEDAVSSTRAALEEGIVAGGGSALIHALKALDEDASVKALEGDAAAAVGIVRRALVQPLRWIAQNAGFDGYVVTSKVADLETNNGFNAKSGEYEDLIGAGVIDPVKVTRAALRNAASIAALVLTTETLVVEKPVEEDEHAGHSH encoded by the coding sequence ATGGCAAAGCAGCTTGCGTTTAATGACGCTGCACGCCGGTCGCTTGAAGCCGGCATCGATAAGCTCGCCAACACTGTCAAGGTGACGCTCGGCCCCCGCGGCCGCAACGTCGTCCTGGACAAGAAGTGGGGTGCCCCCACCATCACGAACGACGGCGTCACCATCGCCCGCGAAGTGGAACTGGACGACCCCTACGAGAACCTTGGCGCACAGCTGGCCAAGGAAGTAGCCACCAAGACCAACGATGTTGCCGGTGACGGCACCACCACCGCCACCGTCCTGGCCCAGGCCCTGGTCAAGGAAGGCCTGCGCAACGTTGCAGCCGGCGCTGCCCCCGGCCAGATCAAGCGTGGCATCGAGGTTGCGGTTGAGGCCGTGGCTGCCCGCCTGCTGGAGAACGCACGCCCGGTCGAGGGAACCCAGGTTGCCAACGTTGCCGCCATTTCGGCGCAGAGCGACGAAATCGGCGAGCTGCTCGCCGAGGCCTTCGGCAAGGTGGGCAAGGATGGCGTCATCACCATCGAAGAGTCCTCCACCACCCAGACCGAACTGGTCCTCACCGAGGGCATGCAGTTCGACAAGGGCTACCTGTCCCCGTACTTCGTCACCGACGCGGAGCGCCAGGAAGCAGTCCTCGAGGACGCACTCATCCTGATCAACCAGGGCAAGATCTCCTCGATCCAGGAATTCCTGCCGCTGCTCGAAAAGGCGCTGCAGAGCTCCAAGCCGCTGTTCATCATCGCCGAGGACGTTGAGGGCGAGGCCCTGTCCACGCTGATCGTCAACCGCATCCGCGGCACCCTGAACGTCGTGGCCGTCAAGGCTCCCGGCTTCGGCGACCGCCGCAAGGCCATGCTCCAGGACATCGCCACCCTCACCGGTGCGCAGGTTGTCTCCCCGGAGCTGGGCCTGAGCCTGGACACGGTTGGCCTGGAGGTGCTGGGTACTGCCCGCCGCATCACCGTCACCAAGGACAACACCACCATCGTGGACGGCGCCGGTTCGGCCGAGGACGTCTCCGCCCGCGTTGCCCAGCTGCGCGCCGAGCTGACCCGCACCGACTCCGACTGGGACCGTGAAAAGCTCCAGGAGCGCCTGGCCAAGCTGGCCGGCGGCATCGGCGTCATCAAGGTCGGCGCGGCCACCGAGGTTGAGCTGAAGGAAAAGAAGCACCGCATCGAGGACGCAGTGTCCTCAACCCGCGCTGCCCTCGAAGAAGGCATCGTGGCCGGCGGCGGCTCCGCCCTTATCCACGCCCTCAAGGCACTGGATGAAGACGCTTCCGTGAAGGCCCTCGAAGGCGACGCAGCAGCAGCCGTCGGCATCGTCCGCCGTGCACTGGTGCAGCCGCTGCGCTGGATCGCCCAGAACGCCGGTTTCGACGGTTACGTGGTCACCTCCAAGGTTGCCGACCTCGAGACCAACAACGGGTTCAACGCCAAGTCCGGCGAGTACGAGGACCTGATCGGCGCGGGCGTCATCGACCCCGTCAAGGTCACCCGCGCAGCCCTCCGCAACGCGGCCTCCATCGCAGCCCTGGTTCTCACCACCGAGACCCTGGTTGTCGAGAAGCCGGTTGAAGAGGACGAGCACGCAGGCCACAGCCACTGA
- a CDS encoding glutamate--cysteine ligase, translating to MKIDFAPSRQSTLGVEWELALVDGKTGELASVANQVLRGVAARHPELNEDDEHPHIKQELLLNTVELVTGICETAAEAKQDLSRSVAAVREITDPMGVELFCAGSHPFSPPQLQPVTDKARYAKLIDRTQWWGRQLVIYGVHVHVGLDRRDKVLPVLDGLVNYFPHFQALSASSPFWGGEDTGYASQRALMFQQLPTAGLPFQFRSWEEYESYVQDMFTTGVIDTISEIRWDIRPVPALGTIEMRICDGLATLEEVGAIAALTQCLVDEFSTTLDNGGTIPTMPPWHVQENKWRAARYGLDAIIILDAAGKEQLVTDHLLETLNRLEPVAAKLRCSDELADVEKIIRRGAGYQRQRRVAAENGGNLQAVVLDLVKQMRNGPTA from the coding sequence GTGAAGATCGACTTCGCCCCATCGAGGCAGTCAACCCTCGGTGTTGAGTGGGAGCTGGCACTGGTGGACGGAAAGACGGGCGAGCTCGCATCCGTGGCCAACCAGGTGCTCCGCGGCGTGGCCGCACGCCACCCGGAACTCAACGAAGACGACGAACACCCGCACATCAAGCAGGAACTGCTGCTGAACACCGTGGAGCTGGTCACCGGGATATGCGAGACAGCTGCCGAGGCCAAGCAGGACCTTAGCCGCTCCGTTGCCGCCGTCCGCGAGATCACCGATCCCATGGGCGTGGAGCTGTTCTGCGCCGGCAGCCACCCGTTCAGCCCGCCCCAGCTGCAGCCGGTGACGGACAAGGCACGCTACGCCAAGCTCATCGACCGGACCCAGTGGTGGGGCCGGCAGTTGGTCATCTACGGCGTCCATGTCCACGTCGGGCTGGACCGCCGGGACAAGGTGCTTCCCGTACTGGATGGCCTGGTCAACTACTTCCCGCACTTCCAGGCGCTCTCCGCGTCCAGCCCGTTCTGGGGCGGCGAGGACACCGGCTACGCCTCCCAGCGCGCGTTGATGTTCCAGCAGCTTCCCACGGCGGGCCTGCCGTTCCAGTTCAGGTCCTGGGAGGAGTACGAGTCCTACGTCCAGGACATGTTCACCACGGGAGTCATTGACACCATCTCGGAAATCCGCTGGGACATCCGGCCCGTTCCCGCCCTGGGGACCATCGAAATGCGCATCTGCGACGGCCTGGCCACGCTCGAGGAAGTGGGCGCCATCGCGGCCCTCACCCAGTGCCTGGTGGACGAGTTCTCCACCACCTTGGACAACGGCGGCACCATCCCCACCATGCCGCCCTGGCACGTGCAGGAGAACAAGTGGCGCGCCGCCCGGTATGGCCTGGACGCCATCATCATCCTGGATGCCGCGGGCAAGGAGCAGCTGGTCACCGACCACCTGCTGGAGACCCTGAACCGGCTGGAACCGGTCGCGGCCAAGCTGCGCTGCTCGGACGAGCTGGCCGACGTGGAGAAGATCATCCGCCGCGGTGCCGGGTATCAGCGCCAGCGCCGCGTGGCTGCGGAGAACGGCGGGAACCTGCAGGCCGTGGTGCTGGACTTGGTCAAGCAGATGCGGAACGGCCCCACCGCCTGA
- a CDS encoding dihydrofolate reductase family protein yields the protein MGIIVANLFITLDGVYQAPGGREEDPAGGFEFGGWQAPVSDDDAGAAISAEIERMDALLLGRATYDIFSAYWPHQSGDIADTLNRVPKFVVSNSLRDPGWAGTTVLPDAPAAGRLRDDYQQVHMFGSGVLIRSLLSAGVLDRLHLWLYPVALGQGKRLFDDGAAPTTFRLAEPARSFPKGAVSLVYEPAGGVQTQEMAET from the coding sequence GTGGGCATCATCGTCGCGAACCTGTTCATTACCCTCGACGGCGTCTACCAGGCGCCCGGCGGCCGCGAAGAAGACCCCGCAGGGGGCTTCGAGTTCGGCGGCTGGCAGGCGCCGGTGTCCGACGACGACGCGGGCGCCGCCATTTCTGCTGAAATCGAGCGCATGGACGCCCTGCTTCTGGGCCGGGCGACCTACGACATCTTCTCGGCCTACTGGCCCCACCAGTCCGGTGACATCGCGGACACACTCAACCGGGTGCCCAAGTTCGTCGTGTCCAACTCCCTGCGCGATCCTGGCTGGGCGGGCACCACTGTGCTGCCGGACGCTCCCGCCGCGGGCCGGCTCCGGGACGACTACCAGCAAGTGCACATGTTCGGCAGCGGCGTCCTGATCCGGTCCCTTTTGTCAGCTGGCGTGCTGGACCGCCTTCACCTCTGGCTCTATCCGGTCGCGCTGGGTCAGGGCAAGCGCCTGTTCGACGACGGCGCAGCACCCACCACCTTCCGCCTCGCCGAGCCGGCACGCAGCTTCCCCAAGGGCGCCGTGTCCCTGGTCTATGAGCCTGCGGGCGGCGTGCAGACGCAGGAGATGGCGGAAACCTGA
- the tsaD gene encoding tRNA (adenosine(37)-N6)-threonylcarbamoyltransferase complex transferase subunit TsaD codes for MNRTQPLVLGIESSCDETGVGIVRGTTLLTNTVSSSMDEHVRFGGVIPEIASRAHLDAFVPTLEQALADAGVGLDEVDAIAVTSGPGLAGALMVGVCAAKALAVATGKPLYAINHLVAHVGVGLLDDRASGRKQELPENLGALLVSGGHTEILRISSITSDVELLGSTIDDAAGEAYDKVARILGLGYPGGPAIDRMARTGNPKAIRFPRGLTQPKYMGTADQPGPHRYDWSFSGLKTAVARCVEQFEARGEEIPVADIAAAFQEAVVDVISSKAVLACREQGIKDVLLGGGVAANSRLRELTGQRCASAGIRLHVPPLDLCTDNGAMVAALGAQLVMAGVEPSGIGFAPDSSMPVTSVSLAS; via the coding sequence ATGAACCGCACGCAGCCCCTGGTACTGGGCATCGAATCATCCTGTGACGAAACCGGCGTGGGCATTGTCCGCGGCACCACCCTCCTGACCAACACCGTTTCCTCCTCCATGGACGAGCACGTACGCTTCGGCGGGGTCATCCCGGAGATCGCCTCCCGTGCACACCTGGACGCCTTCGTCCCCACCCTCGAACAGGCACTTGCCGATGCCGGGGTGGGCCTGGACGAGGTGGACGCCATCGCCGTCACCTCCGGGCCCGGGCTGGCCGGCGCGCTCATGGTGGGGGTCTGTGCTGCCAAGGCGCTCGCCGTCGCCACCGGAAAACCCCTGTACGCGATCAACCACCTGGTGGCGCACGTTGGCGTGGGACTCCTGGATGACCGTGCCAGCGGCCGGAAGCAGGAGTTGCCGGAGAACCTTGGCGCCCTGCTGGTGTCCGGCGGCCACACCGAAATCCTGCGGATCAGCAGCATCACCAGCGATGTTGAGCTCCTGGGATCCACCATTGACGACGCCGCTGGCGAAGCCTACGACAAGGTGGCACGGATTCTGGGGCTCGGCTACCCGGGCGGCCCGGCCATCGACAGGATGGCCCGCACTGGGAATCCCAAAGCGATCCGCTTTCCCCGCGGACTCACCCAGCCCAAATACATGGGAACGGCGGACCAACCCGGCCCGCACCGGTACGACTGGTCCTTCAGCGGGCTCAAGACGGCGGTGGCCCGGTGCGTGGAACAGTTCGAGGCGCGCGGGGAAGAGATCCCCGTGGCTGATATCGCGGCTGCCTTCCAGGAGGCAGTGGTGGACGTGATTTCGTCGAAGGCTGTCCTGGCCTGCCGCGAGCAGGGCATCAAGGATGTCCTGCTCGGCGGGGGCGTGGCGGCCAACTCGAGGCTGCGGGAACTGACAGGGCAGCGCTGCGCCTCCGCGGGCATCCGGCTGCACGTCCCGCCGTTGGACCTGTGCACGGACAACGGCGCCATGGTGGCAGCGCTCGGTGCGCAGCTGGTGATGGCGGGCGTGGAACCCAGCGGGATCGGCTTCGCGCCGGATTCGTCCATGCCGGTCACCTCGGTGTCCCTGGCGTCCTGA
- a CDS encoding class I SAM-dependent methyltransferase, with translation MAHAPQDQIAQDQIAPLLTPEGWELLASLGPYRDEDAFQLNAALRKAGHSPELVSAVLTQSRLRTRAESKFGEFARQMVFTQAGLEQATRLNVAAHHARRFAAAGISHVADLGCGLGADSLALASLDIAVTAVEMDETTAACATMNLIPFPNATVVHADASAVPLEGIDGVWLDPARRVTSTSGTKRIWDPEAFSPPLSFVESLAAQGKAVGVKMGPGMPHESVPAGCEAQWVSVGGDVTEVTLWFNAVRRPGVRRAALVLGSQGPAELTSGEDFGAGPSAPVGAVEGYLYEPDGAVIRAGLVADVALELGGHLVDEHIAYICAPELLDTPFARAYKVLQVMPYNVKALKAWVKQEGITVLDIKKRGTAVTPEELRKQLLPGGKNAKKSSGKTATLVLTRIGEDRVAIVVEPA, from the coding sequence ATGGCTCACGCTCCCCAGGACCAGATTGCACAGGACCAGATCGCACCCCTGCTGACCCCGGAAGGCTGGGAGTTGCTGGCATCCCTTGGCCCTTACCGGGACGAGGACGCGTTCCAGCTCAATGCCGCCCTGCGGAAGGCCGGACACTCCCCCGAACTCGTATCCGCTGTCCTCACGCAGTCGCGGCTGCGCACCAGGGCAGAGTCGAAATTCGGCGAGTTCGCCCGCCAAATGGTCTTCACCCAGGCCGGCCTGGAGCAGGCCACGCGCCTGAACGTCGCCGCCCACCACGCGCGGCGGTTCGCTGCTGCCGGGATCAGCCACGTTGCGGACCTGGGCTGCGGCCTCGGCGCCGATTCCTTGGCCCTGGCCTCCCTGGACATCGCCGTCACCGCCGTCGAAATGGATGAAACGACGGCGGCCTGCGCCACCATGAACCTCATCCCGTTCCCCAACGCCACGGTGGTCCACGCCGACGCATCAGCGGTGCCGCTGGAAGGGATCGACGGCGTCTGGCTGGACCCGGCCCGCCGGGTCACCTCCACCTCCGGCACCAAACGGATCTGGGACCCCGAGGCGTTCTCCCCGCCGTTGTCCTTCGTGGAGTCGCTCGCCGCCCAAGGGAAGGCTGTGGGCGTGAAGATGGGTCCGGGCATGCCGCACGAATCGGTGCCCGCCGGCTGCGAGGCGCAGTGGGTCTCGGTGGGCGGGGACGTCACGGAGGTGACCCTGTGGTTCAACGCCGTGCGCAGGCCCGGCGTCCGGCGGGCTGCCCTGGTCCTGGGTTCCCAGGGGCCGGCCGAACTCACCAGCGGCGAGGACTTCGGCGCTGGCCCGTCAGCGCCCGTGGGGGCGGTGGAAGGGTACCTGTACGAGCCCGACGGGGCCGTGATCCGCGCCGGCCTTGTGGCGGATGTGGCGCTTGAACTCGGCGGGCACCTGGTGGATGAACACATCGCCTACATCTGCGCGCCGGAACTGCTGGACACCCCGTTCGCCAGGGCCTACAAGGTCCTGCAGGTCATGCCCTACAACGTCAAGGCACTGAAGGCCTGGGTGAAACAGGAGGGCATCACGGTGCTGGACATCAAGAAGCGCGGCACCGCGGTGACCCCGGAAGAGCTGCGGAAGCAGTTGCTGCCCGGTGGGAAAAACGCCAAAAAGAGTTCCGGCAAAACGGCCACCCTGGTCCTGACCCGCATCGGCGAGGACCGGGTGGCCATCGTGGTGGAGCCTGCCTGA
- the tsaB gene encoding tRNA (adenosine(37)-N6)-threonylcarbamoyltransferase complex dimerization subunit type 1 TsaB, which produces MLILAIDTSAVASAALVSDDAPESVVASFATEDTRSHAEVLAPGIHAMLSEAGVTGQDVDAVVVGVGPGPFTGLRSGIATARTLAFVWGKPLHGLMSLDAVALEVAESTAATAEFLVVTDARRKEVYWARYSLSDGQLPLLEDGPHVGFASGLPDLPAFGAGAGLYAEALQAHPDFAGEQPDALYLGQFALARLASGHALLDSTPLYLRESDAQVPGPRKRAL; this is translated from the coding sequence GTGCTGATCCTTGCCATTGACACGTCGGCGGTGGCCAGCGCTGCGCTGGTGTCCGATGATGCCCCGGAAAGCGTGGTGGCAAGCTTCGCCACGGAGGATACCCGCAGCCACGCGGAGGTACTCGCCCCGGGAATCCACGCCATGCTGTCCGAGGCGGGAGTAACCGGGCAGGACGTGGACGCAGTGGTGGTAGGCGTTGGCCCCGGCCCGTTCACCGGGCTGCGTTCAGGCATCGCCACGGCCCGCACCCTGGCCTTCGTCTGGGGCAAGCCCCTTCACGGGCTCATGAGCCTGGACGCCGTGGCCCTGGAAGTTGCCGAATCCACGGCTGCCACTGCCGAATTCCTGGTGGTGACGGACGCCCGCCGCAAGGAGGTCTACTGGGCCCGCTACAGCCTCAGCGACGGCCAACTGCCGCTGCTGGAGGACGGCCCCCACGTGGGGTTCGCGTCCGGGCTGCCGGACCTGCCCGCCTTCGGCGCAGGTGCCGGGCTCTATGCCGAGGCGCTCCAGGCCCACCCGGATTTCGCCGGCGAGCAGCCCGACGCCCTGTACCTTGGCCAGTTCGCCCTGGCCCGGCTCGCCTCCGGGCACGCGCTGCTGGACTCCACACCCCTGTACCTGCGCGAATCCGACGCACAGGTTCCCGGACCACGGAAGCGGGCACTGTGA
- a CDS encoding glycoside hydrolase family 3 protein, with product MSPEQKAGQVLLPAFIGRDVEAQAALIQRLHLSGSIVMTDNMPHDAQGRVDVAGLGAENHRRQQAVASDGRRWPGIVAVDQEGGAVSRVGAPLTEWPEPMSYGAAGNPDLTRKAGKGLAGELAALGFNLDFAPDTDVTVGPRDPTIGARSMSADPAAAATHGVAFSQGMLDAGVFPTVKHFPGHGSVTADSHLSMPVQPASIDELRARDWKPFQAAVAAGLPIVMTGHIAVPALEPGVPSSLSAPSYAALRGLGFKGVAVTDALNMGAVDKQYPAGAAAVKALAAGADLLLMPSDVAQAHASIVQALASGTLPAARLNEAAQRVATMMIWHARTTPPPGTAGAGVPAGSGAALSAQVSAAAVTVVSGPCRAPLVASSMRVVGGGTGDRERFEAAAARAGLTVGAGPLVSLIGAGGKPAGGDIAVALDAPWPLQGSSAPVKVALYGRTDAAFDALAAVLAGKAPAPGKLPAAVGPFPAGTGCP from the coding sequence ATGTCGCCGGAGCAGAAGGCCGGGCAGGTCCTGCTCCCGGCGTTCATCGGCCGCGATGTGGAGGCGCAGGCCGCGCTCATCCAGCGCCTGCATCTTTCCGGCTCCATCGTCATGACCGACAACATGCCGCATGACGCCCAGGGGCGTGTGGACGTGGCCGGCCTGGGTGCCGAGAACCATCGCCGCCAGCAAGCTGTTGCATCCGATGGCCGCCGCTGGCCCGGGATTGTTGCCGTGGACCAGGAAGGTGGCGCCGTGTCCCGGGTAGGGGCGCCCTTGACGGAGTGGCCGGAACCGATGAGCTACGGCGCCGCTGGAAACCCGGACCTGACGCGCAAAGCGGGTAAGGGCCTGGCAGGTGAGCTGGCGGCACTGGGCTTCAACCTGGACTTCGCCCCGGATACCGATGTGACCGTCGGCCCCAGGGACCCCACCATTGGGGCCCGGTCCATGTCCGCTGATCCGGCCGCCGCGGCAACCCATGGGGTGGCGTTCTCCCAAGGCATGCTCGACGCCGGAGTGTTCCCCACCGTCAAGCACTTCCCGGGACACGGCTCGGTGACCGCCGACTCGCACCTGAGCATGCCCGTCCAGCCGGCCAGCATCGACGAGCTCAGGGCCCGGGACTGGAAGCCCTTCCAGGCCGCCGTCGCCGCGGGCTTGCCGATCGTTATGACCGGGCACATCGCCGTGCCTGCGCTGGAACCCGGCGTGCCGTCGTCGCTCTCCGCCCCCAGTTACGCGGCACTCCGGGGCCTGGGCTTTAAGGGCGTGGCCGTGACCGATGCCCTCAACATGGGCGCCGTGGACAAGCAGTACCCGGCGGGGGCCGCGGCGGTGAAGGCACTGGCTGCCGGCGCCGACCTGCTGCTGATGCCTTCGGACGTGGCGCAGGCGCATGCCTCGATCGTCCAGGCACTGGCCTCCGGTACCCTTCCCGCCGCCAGGCTCAATGAGGCCGCGCAGCGGGTGGCCACCATGATGATCTGGCATGCCCGGACCACGCCTCCTCCCGGAACAGCGGGTGCCGGTGTCCCGGCTGGAAGCGGCGCAGCTTTGTCAGCACAGGTGTCGGCGGCCGCCGTCACGGTGGTTTCCGGCCCCTGCAGGGCGCCCCTGGTGGCCAGTTCCATGCGCGTTGTCGGCGGAGGAACGGGGGACCGGGAGCGCTTCGAGGCAGCGGCCGCGCGTGCCGGACTCACCGTGGGAGCGGGACCGTTGGTCAGCCTGATCGGCGCCGGCGGGAAACCCGCGGGCGGTGACATTGCCGTGGCCCTCGATGCCCCGTGGCCTCTCCAGGGCTCCAGCGCGCCCGTGAAAGTGGCGCTCTATGGCCGTACCGACGCCGCCTTCGACGCACTGGCCGCCGTGCTGGCAGGGAAGGCGCCTGCCCCCGGGAAGCTGCCCGCCGCCGTCGGACCCTTTCCTGCAGGAACCGGCTGCCCCTGA
- a CDS encoding shikimate 5-dehydrogenase, protein MPILNKDMTLCISLSARPSNNGTRFHNHLYGQLGLNWIYKAFAPTNLEQAIAGVRGLGIRGCAISMPYKEDVIALVDEMDPSAKAIDSVNTIVNTDGHLKAYNTDYTAIEQLLATNAVPTDYSVIVQGAGGMAKATVAALRDGGFTNVTVVARNEAAGRALADQYGFQWRPALDGGTADLIINVTPIGMAGSVGDPEAESLSFPAEAIEAARLVFDVVALPAETPLIRAARAAGKPVITGAEVATIQALEQFVLYTGVRPTAEQVRAAEEFMRGQ, encoded by the coding sequence GTGCCAATTCTGAATAAAGACATGACCCTCTGCATCTCGCTCTCGGCCCGGCCCAGCAACAACGGGACCCGTTTCCACAACCACCTGTACGGGCAGCTGGGCCTGAACTGGATCTACAAGGCCTTCGCGCCCACCAACCTTGAGCAGGCCATCGCCGGGGTCCGCGGCCTGGGTATCCGCGGCTGCGCCATCTCCATGCCGTACAAGGAAGACGTCATCGCGCTGGTGGACGAGATGGACCCGTCCGCCAAGGCCATCGACTCCGTGAACACCATCGTGAACACGGACGGCCACCTCAAGGCGTACAACACCGACTACACGGCGATCGAGCAGCTGCTGGCCACCAATGCGGTCCCCACGGACTACAGCGTCATTGTCCAGGGTGCCGGCGGCATGGCCAAGGCCACGGTCGCGGCCCTGCGGGACGGCGGCTTCACCAACGTCACCGTCGTCGCCCGGAACGAGGCTGCCGGGCGTGCGCTCGCCGACCAGTACGGCTTCCAGTGGCGTCCAGCGCTCGACGGCGGCACGGCTGACCTGATCATCAACGTCACGCCCATAGGTATGGCAGGGAGCGTGGGAGATCCGGAAGCGGAGAGTCTGTCCTTTCCGGCCGAAGCCATCGAGGCGGCACGCCTTGTGTTCGACGTGGTGGCACTGCCCGCGGAAACTCCGCTGATCCGCGCCGCCCGGGCGGCGGGCAAACCGGTCATCACGGGAGCTGAGGTTGCCACCATCCAGGCGCTGGAGCAGTTCGTCCTGTACACCGGGGTGCGGCCCACGGCGGAGCAGGTGCGGGCCGCCGAGGAGTTCATGCGCGGCCAGTAA
- the rimI gene encoding ribosomal protein S18-alanine N-acetyltransferase — protein sequence MAGVTIRDMTVDDVPAVGALEHQLFPIDAWPVQMFLDELSQPETRHYLVAETSDGIVGYAGLMCIEPIADVQTIAVVPDYEGRGIGSTLLTQLIEEARRRWATEVLLEVRADNPRAQQLYVRFGFEQIHTRARYYRDGVDALIMRLQLTAPPTEGHEETEAGQA from the coding sequence ATGGCCGGAGTCACCATCCGTGACATGACCGTGGACGACGTACCTGCCGTCGGTGCGCTGGAACACCAGCTCTTCCCCATTGATGCCTGGCCGGTGCAGATGTTCCTGGATGAGCTCTCCCAGCCGGAGACCCGCCACTACCTGGTGGCGGAGACCAGCGACGGCATCGTGGGCTACGCCGGCCTCATGTGCATCGAGCCCATTGCGGACGTCCAGACCATCGCCGTCGTTCCGGATTATGAGGGGCGGGGCATCGGCAGCACGCTGCTCACGCAGCTTATCGAGGAAGCCCGGCGCCGGTGGGCAACGGAGGTCCTCCTGGAAGTGCGCGCGGACAACCCCCGGGCGCAGCAACTGTATGTAAGGTTCGGCTTCGAACAGATCCATACCCGGGCCCGTTATTACCGGGACGGCGTGGATGCCCTCATCATGCGCCTCCAGCTGACCGCACCACCCACTGAAGGCCACGAAGAAACGGAAGCAGGCCAGGCATGA